TGCCTATTTGAATTACGAGTATGTCAATAGAATCGCTCCCAATTCGGCCTCTTTCCATGGCCATCTCAAATAAATGTCAATAAACATCTCAGCCAGTTTCAACAGTAAATGCTTTAAGGCCTACAACTTGACAGCACAGACATTGAAATCTTATTAAAATTGCCTCACACTTTGTCATGTCTTTAATTTGACTGCTGcgcaatttattgttttgttgttttagttattGTAAATGTTGCTATTCAAAAATGCTGAGAGACAAGTTTAAAGTGctctactaaaatatatccaCATGTTATAAGCTTAGTATATCATTACTTCTATGCGTCTTCAATTCACTTAGCCCCAAAGTATCAAACAATATATTACGAGCTGTTTTTGTTAGacatgatttatttttaaaatttgatcaGCGTGCAACACAAAAGTAAACAACTTTTATAAATACGTTCGCTTTCATAGTCCCTAATGTATTATGTCTAGACAAACGGCCTTAACTGACAATTTTGAAAAGCGTTTGTATTTATGGATTTTCTTCTTCGccatgtaatatatatatttattatatatatttataatttattcatttagttgtataatatattaaaattggcCGTAGCTATACGGGAGTTACTTTACAGCACAATATTTAATGTGGTTGCCTTGTTTGAAGATtattaaaacaacatttttgatgAGTGAATTAGTGAAGTTAATAAcatttagtttataattattatgtgTTCATTAATCCAGTATATAATCCTGGCTTATTATCAACTATCTGTCACGCTATGAATTTTTTAAACTGCAATTGACATTCCTTAAAGCGTACTTTATTGTTGATCACTCGTTGGTTATCATGCTGGAAAATGTTCGGAACAACATTTTGATATTACTTTccgttgtatttgtttgttttgctgttattgGTAGTGATTAGTGTACACTGCGATACACCAACAACTGCATATGGAAGTCGTGCTTATGGTTCACAGCGGGAACGAGCCATTTTAGCCATTGTTCTCagaaataattattgttttttttttttttgtttttagtgctCTGGGCATGTTTACAGCACTTTGTGGGGCTTGTTTTTAAACAATATGGTTGCCATTTGAGTAGCCATATACGAATAGcggcaataaaaagaaattataaaataatattaaaaacaactaCGGAAAAGCTGGCAGGCATTTAGCGCAGCACCCAACATAAAAGTGTGTTCCAAAGAAAATAACTGAATGTAAAAACATATCGTAGAGACGAACCATTGGAAAGTGGTGTTTTACGTTAATGGTTATATGCGTTTGCTCTGCACTGAATACTCGATGTACGAAGTTGCAGTCTGAATTGGCTCTTTAAAGTTAAGCGAGTTTCGCAGCGCCAGAAAGAAAAACTGcaagtaacagcaacaacgtcaTAAAATTTGCTCTTTTTTGAGTTGATATTACTTTAAAAGactacaattaaattaatttaaattaaatatccGTTAGATAAGTACAATTTCCAATTATAAAGGCGAATGAATTCAGTTAAGGTGTGAATAgctatgaaaattaaaaaaaattgactgAGAAATTCAGAAATATGAGTAAATAAATGAGTACTaaggaaaaaatattgaaattttattattttaatttttacagatgaaatgtgaaaaaatatagaaaataacaCCGCatactacattttaaatgagaaatatgaatgaacttataatattaataccaaatacatgtttaaatttagttttcatttcatcaaattaaatttgaaataaagcaAGGTAATGTTTTAAGTAAAATTGCACAAAAGCTTTTGGCTAACATACCTGTGGGTCGGAAATATCTAGATGTGTTTTTTtcgaatatacatattttttgaatatgtttACTGCCCACCCTTTAGTAGATCGTAAAGCCTCATTTTGCTTTTAGAGGTGGCTCATGTGAAATACCCAGAACAAGCCAGTTGGCTTCGCTGGGGGCGAGAACAGACAGCAAACATGTTGAAAAaagttttataataaaattatttgtttgggCCAAAATAGAGAACTTTTCAGCcatacatttcatttgtgcGAAATGTCACTCTGGGGCATACTTTTGCCAAACAACTGAACAACcgagaaaagcaacaacaataacaacaaggaCAAATGTTTGGCAAATTTACAGAATAGCTAtatacctacatacatatatggtagGACTGAAAGCAGAAGGACTTTAGCTTCGCCTCCAATCCCGTCTCCGTCTGCGTGTCCATGTCAATGGCACTGACAATTAAATGCGCCCTGTGAAAGTGTGTGCAGTTTGCAGgataaacatttgcatttaaataaatataaaaatgcagTGCATTTTTGTTGGCGCTTTTCATTAGCCAAGTCCTCGCTCTCCTCGGCTCCCCGACGTGCAGTCTGGCGCCCAAAGTGACTTTCAATGTAAACGTCAGCGCTTTGTGCTGTTGACATTTGTGCGCCCAGACGAGAAGCAAGAGCTATAGCAGTatcacagagaaagagagagagagagagagagatgtagGGGCTAAGGCAGCAACACGACTAAGAGCAGAACGATGACGGCAACAATTTACGATAAACATCTCAGCGGCATGCAAATCCCTTTTTGGAACGCCACCAGGCACAGGAGAGTACTTCAGCTCTACTTGGAAGAGTCAGGGACAAAACAAAGTGCACAGCTGCTGATGGGAGTGCGGGTGGCGACGAGGATCCTATTCGATTTGAGTGGCAACTAGGAATTAACCAACCCAGTCGCCTCAGCTCGAGACTCAACATCAACTTCAAATTCCACTTTACTTTACGTTAAAGATGtagcaattttaaatttatgaaaaaaaaggaattacaatcacaaaaataaaatctgaTGATCCTTTGAAGTGTCTGCAATGAGAGAAGTGCTCTTCTTTCACAATTTTGAATGATTAGAGTCTGTTAGAAACTCGAATATTATACAACAACATGACAACACTTTAATAAAGCTAATTAGCTTTAGgtaaagaaaaagtaaattgtaaattgtctAAGAGATATCggcttttaattttaaataattgggAAACATTGCGataacatactaaaatatactgaagactgtatttgatatatttaaatactgctacattcaataaatactaaattataccagaTTATGAATCAAAGCGATTAAGATCCCACAGCAGCAGaggttttatgttttatttttcaaacaatttataatgATTACGGAGTCTgggaaaagtaaaaatatttctgatTCAAGTCGAACCGTCGGAATTTTTACGATTTTATGAACTAGGCTTGCTTGAGCTACCATATTCGgcgataataataagtatttcCGGCAGGTGTGTAGGTTTGTATAACTAATTATTGGTAtgaaatattcttaatatatattatttgaacaatattaattttcatttaatgaattcatttataaaacgtatttgaataatatctagaaatttgacaaattgctctgaaaattttgtttatagttaATTTTGCGATTTGAAAACATAGCCGAAAGTTCAGTAATTATAATCGATTTTTTCACATGTAGGTCAGAAACGAAAAAATTATCTAAAATAAATCTGTGAAATATGGAAGAAGATATTAACGAACACTTCAGACGTACAAGTAGTGCTTACATTTTAGATGATCCCCTGTCAACGTTTGGTTCTCCAAAAGTTCCAGACCTCACAGAGGCTGGGTTTCATTTCACACTCACAAGCAGTCACGGGGGGCTGTAGGGGAAACTTCTTACATTCTGAGAAGCTAAGATACTGTGTCTTGCGCTTGACACAGCATAATGGCATTCGTCCACGTGGACATCTGACATCGGCTCGACTCGTTCGACACTTGGGCGAACGGAGCTTACAACATGGCCAAGGCATTGTTCTGGGCGGAAAAAGTCTTGGTGGTGGGGCGCGATCACTTTTTGGTAGTTCACAATCTTCTGGTTCACAAGCCGTGCAAAGTTGACCTCTAAAAACTTTTGGATCACGTCGCTCGCGCACCGGATATATCTTATGAACTTTGGGCATTATTTGCGGTGATGGCTTAAACTCACACCAGGTTTTTTGATAGTTCCGATTTTCCTTATCACTTGGCTCGTAAGCTTTTGCATCAAGTGGTAATGGACACGGCTCCGGTATGCAAGGATCGGGCTTTATTTCCTGATAGGCCAGGCATTTGTACTCGGATCGTCGTACCCTCAAATAGCAGGAAGTCTTTTTTCTCTGAGCACGACGAATCCGTTGTAGCCTCTCCTTGAATGATTCTTTTGATTGAACAAACCTCGAGACATTAGTGCTGTATTGCATTAACAAACTGCACCCAAGGTTCAAGTTTTTGGAGCACCAATTTTGAGGAATATACCGGAAGCTGTTAAAAAACTTATtcatattaataacaattataattttgaagcGCCTTTGCCgaaatgttgaatgttgagAATCTGTACATAGAATGCTCAACATTCTACCCCAGATTTGACTGCTCTGACAGCCAAAGAAAAGATTTAGTGTTAAGTATGTAGTCTGTAACAAAtcatataattatattttttgcaaatacTGGAGTAACTATGAAGTGAACTATGAAGTCGAGGTATTTGGACACGTTGTCAAAACAGCCTTTAAACCCATCCCTGTAAGCAGATCTGCGATCCCTACTGActactattttaaatttaatacacatTAAAGTAATCAAACTATTGTAAAAAATCAGAAAGTATTTGTGCAATCTTAGGCTGTAGAATTCACAACAAccattttcttaattatttctaatacatttttctttttaacaaATCTCTTTTTCTAGTCTGATTTCAAATTGTAAACTTCAAAAGTTTAGGACTCTTTCCTTAAGTGTTAAAAATAGAATGAgttatattgaattttattgaaaattttattcGCTTTCCAAGAAAAATTAGTTCACAAATTAATGCCTTGAAATAATTCGGAAGCAAGCATCTTTCCACTAATTACGTCACCTGCAGTAATTAATCTTACATTAGCATTACATTAACATCTTAATTCTACGTGCttactttttataaaatttagtttagACCGCTCATGCAATTTAGGTTTAGTCATAAGCGTATCTCCAAAACAGAAACACTAGGAAACATCACAGTCTCTGGAGCGTCAGACTCCTTGGCTATGTCTCGCTTTGAAGATACGCCAGACTTCACAAATACTAATTTTCTTATGACACTCAGTTACTGGTTCCTTGTTTAGTTCAACGTTTTGGCATTCAGAGAAACTGGGATAACGCGTTAACTGACGCTTAGCGCTGGTATCTTTCTTTTGATTAATCTTGCACTTTGACACCTTCCTTGCCTTGGGGCACTCGCAGAGCGGATTTTGAATGCAGCGACTCTCCGATATGGGCGGTCCTGGTTTCAAGGGTCGGCATTGCAATGGGTGCATTGTGCTCCATCCTTTCGAAGGAGCAGGCGCATTGCAGATTGTCTTTCGTCTAGGACGTCGAACTATTTCAGGCGCAGATATATTACACACACGCTTGGGAACCTTTTCCATGACGCAGTCCACCCAGTATTTCTTGTATTCCTTATCAAGAGTCTTGCTTGGCTTGTAGAGAGTGGAATCCAGACGAGGTTCATTGAAACACGGTCCCATGCATTCTGGTTTATAGGGCGGATTGCAGCGCATATAAACACCTAAAGAGCGCTCCGTTGTTAGCTCTTCATCAGTCTTGCATGGATCGggtttcttaaaatatgccgGTGGAATAACCAATGGCATTctgcatttctttttctccTCTGTATTGGCTTTTCGGCATTTCCCTGAGTCACTTGTGTAACGCACAAAAGGCGGACGTTTACCATTCGTTGACTTCCTCTGCAACTGAATCGCTTGCAATAGTAATTTGGGGCACTTCATAGGCTTTGTCACCCGCGTTgccataattaattttgaagccttccaaaacttaaaaaaattttcacCTTTACGCAAAACCGAAAAGTAGACTGATGAAATTAGACTCGATACGAATTAAACTCATTGGAACGTATGTTGACAATTTTTCCCAAGCAAGCTGTTAAATTCGATtctataatacatatatagtatagaaacTGGATAAGAATATattagaaagaaaataaacttatGTGTTTCCTATTCCATATTTATATGCACAAGTGGAAATCTTTAAATGTGACTGCTAAAAAtctgaattaaataaaattttatttgatgctTTGGGAAGAACATATTATTTAAGGGCTGACCTTTAATGTGCAGTAACCTCGCTTGCAATCATATTCTCTGCTTGCAAGCAAAAATCTGAAAGTGTGGCAAAAGTTTCGTCatgtaacaaacaaaatgcaataattaattaGTGTGAGCATTTGACCATCCTTCGTTTTCATGTTCAGCTGCCACTTCAGGGGCAACTGAGGTCAAGAGCTTGTGTGCAATGCTGATGTTCAGTTTTTCCAACAACTCTATCCAAAATTGTGTTTtacaaaaaaagttgttttccTTTCTATCACGATGTTTGTTATTCCCTGTACAAATCAAAAGTTGGCAAAAAGGAATCACATTATTCGGTAATCTAtgatatttgtatattattcttaaactAAGTGtgaagttttttaatatttctggaatatttaaacaaaattttcaaaaattaaattgcttattTGAAATGGTCAGAGGATATCTCGAAGTCTGGCCTTTTCGATGAGAGCGGTCTTACatgatttttacttttacagccactgcattttttttttgggtccGCCAATTGGGGCCTTCGGTTTTGGCAGCTGCTTGAAATCGAAACGGCCAAAAGATTGTGCCGCCAAATTGTTAACAGCAATTGACCCAATTTTATGGGCCTGCACTCATGCATATTTCGGGTAGTTTGCTGGACTTTTCGAAGGTTGAAGTTAAAAAGCTGTGCACAAATTCGGCGTAAAAGCGAAAACTGGCCGAGCCCGTTAACTGTTCGAGCGCTGCCAACAAcgttatttgaatttttttacacttttctGCTGTTGGCCTTACTTCGTTTACCATCACGTGCcatgcaaaccaaaaaaacgcaagagttttttttttctgattcgcaatatatttatatgcgtTCCTGTTTTATTAGTGTTACGAGGAACAACATTGCCTAACATTTTGCCTGCGGGCCtttcaaacaaacaaatatagaaattgcaaaatattttgttataattttgcTTACAAAATCACATCCGATAACAAACTGGGAAGTTTCTCATAAAAACTGAACTGATACCAAGAGGTATCTTAAACAAAAATCCTTTATCATTTCAACACAGATTACAAtatcttaatatttaaataatgctGTAAATGAAGTAATTGCCATTTGGTACTCAAAGTTCGCATAATGCACAAATTGCACTTACCAGTCGCCTTTATGTCGTGGGGAATGTAAAAAGTCGGTGGACGTAGAAATGGAAAATTCAGGTAATGTTGAAATCGGAACAAAGACAGAGTCCAAGTTGCAGATGAAGTTGCAGTTGGCGTCGGGTGCGATTGAGGaatgatttcatttacttGCAATCAATGAAATTGCACTAATTCAATTTCGTAGTgccaaaataaacaacaactggactggaaatggaaatgggagaTGGCAAAAGTAACAGTTGCAGTAAAAGCAACTTGCTACTGAGCTCAGAGGACTCCGAGAATGTGGGTGGGAGTGTGGGTGTTGGTTGAGATGAAAGGGGTGTTGTCACGGCTGTCTGCCACAACAGCTGCACGGCAGCAGCTTTAGGGCGACAGCCAAAGGCGAAGTCGCGGTCGGCAGCCTGGAATTTCTCATATCTAGCAGGCAGCTGCAAGTGCAACTGCCACCGAAAGTGGAACTAACTCATGACTGTCGCATGCTGAAAGTTAACGGGCTGTCATTGACATTAAGACTTGGATTGGGTGCGGCAACCACATGGAGTGACAGCAGACAGATAGAGAGCGAGGAAAAAGAGAGATTTGAGAAAAATGTCAGCATGacccaaaacgaaaaatgaGTCGAAAACCTAGCCAGGGTAGGTAAGTGTGTCTTGGTAGAAGTGAGAGCCAACAGCTAACCACAAGCTGCACACGTAGTCGAATGTCATCGCCTCGGGATGAGGAGCGCAGAACAACGAGCGAGGATAGTAACACCACCTTGGTGCCCCAAAGATCCTCCGTTGACATCGTACGGCAGCCAGCGAGCCGGCGATTAACTTTTGATTCCACATTGACAACAGCGAGCattgatgacgatgaggactacaacgacgacgacgaacaGCAGGCAAATGGAGAGGAAGTGCTACAACAGCAAATGCCAATAATACTTTTGGATGCACAGTCGACAGTAATAAAGCGAGATGCACAGGTGGGAACCGTCTCGCAACGTACAGGAACTGAGCACTCCATAGGTGCGTCTGGCAACGAGAATCGTCCATCCAGCTGGAAGTCCAGCAACTCGGATCCATATGACCTGGACGAACCGCTCACCACAAAGGTGGTCAAAGTGTTTAAGAAAAGTATGTTTCATGTCGAGTTCATGGGTTATAAAGTTGAATACgattgcctttgcttttgcaggACACAGAATACAGCCTGCTCATCCATATGATTCAGACGATTCGGTCGAGAAGCAAGTGACATTCGCGAAGGACACAAACTCACCGGAAAGAATGCTCAACTCCTTGGAATCGGATCTTCCAATGTCGGATACATCGCAAACTGTGTTGCGCACCGAAATCAGCAGTGGCGACTTAAGCAGCAGCGGATCCGTGCTTCTGTACACCAGCGAAACAACGGATCCCAATAATCCCCAAGCGAATCACCCCCAAGGCTACAAATTGGCATCGGGCATGGCATTCGTAAGCGCGATGATGTTGAATTACTCATGATGACTTCTAACTCCGCTTCAATTGCAGATTTATATGTCAATACCTCCAGATGGTGGCTACGGTTGGCTGGTCTTGGTCCTCAGTTTTCTGGCCCAGCTCATAGTCGATGGCATTGTCTTCTCCATTGGTATTTTGTTGCCCTACATCAGCGAGGAGTTCAATGTGAGCAGTGCTCAGGTTATTCTCGTGGGCAGTATACAAATTGGCTGCTATTTCATGGGTGGCGCATTCTCCAGTGCCCTCATCAATAGTTATGGCTTCCGTCC
This is a stretch of genomic DNA from Drosophila albomicans strain 15112-1751.03 chromosome 3, ASM965048v2, whole genome shotgun sequence. It encodes these proteins:
- the LOC117568324 gene encoding uncharacterized protein LOC117568324, encoding MNKFFNSFRYIPQNWCSKNLNLGCSLLMQYSTNVSRFVQSKESFKERLQRIRRAQRKKTSCYLRVRRSEYKCLAYQEIKPDPCIPEPCPLPLDAKAYEPSDKENRNYQKTWCEFKPSPQIMPKVHKIYPVRERRDPKVFRGQLCTACEPEDCELPKSDRAPPPRLFPPRTMPWPCCKLRSPKCRTSRADVRCPRGRMPLCCVKRKTQYLSFSECKKFPLQPPVTACECEMKPSLCEVWNFWRTKR
- the LOC117568140 gene encoding uncharacterized protein LOC117568140; this translates as MATRVTKPMKCPKLLLQAIQLQRKSTNGKRPPFVRYTSDSGKCRKANTEEKKKCRMPLVIPPAYFKKPDPCKTDEELTTERSLGVYMRCNPPYKPECMGPCFNEPRLDSTLYKPSKTLDKEYKKYWVDCVMEKVPKRVCNISAPEIVRRPRRKTICNAPAPSKGWSTMHPLQCRPLKPGPPISESRCIQNPLCECPKARKVSKCKINQKKDTSAKRQLTRYPSFSECQNVELNKEPVTECHKKISICEVWRIFKARHSQGV